The Leisingera sp. NJS204 genome has a window encoding:
- a CDS encoding GntR family transcriptional regulator, whose amino-acid sequence MKDASKTRKAELHSRLKAAIMTLELRPGADLDEAKLSEDTGLSRTPLREVLRQLAGEGYVDLRENRGARVSEMSHMTLRDFFLAAPMIYGAVLQLAAKHATPAQIEVLKAAQEDFKAALRSGSSAERAMANNRFHEVTGEMADNIYLLPSFQRLLIDHARISMTFYRPQSPEMAENVSEASAQHDAIITAIETGDEAAAAQLAIDHWNLSRDRIELFVMPAGLDVPLGTVARKTPA is encoded by the coding sequence ATGAAAGACGCCTCCAAGACCCGTAAGGCCGAGCTGCACAGCCGTCTCAAGGCGGCCATCATGACGCTGGAGCTGCGCCCGGGCGCCGATCTGGACGAGGCGAAACTGTCCGAGGATACCGGCCTGTCGCGCACGCCTTTGCGCGAAGTGCTGCGCCAGCTGGCAGGCGAAGGCTATGTGGATCTGCGCGAAAACCGCGGTGCCCGGGTCAGCGAGATGTCGCATATGACCCTGCGCGATTTCTTCCTGGCGGCGCCAATGATCTATGGCGCGGTGCTGCAACTGGCGGCGAAACACGCAACGCCCGCCCAGATCGAGGTGCTGAAGGCCGCGCAGGAGGATTTCAAAGCCGCCCTGCGCAGCGGCTCCAGCGCCGAGCGGGCGATGGCCAACAACCGTTTCCACGAAGTGACCGGCGAGATGGCCGACAACATCTATCTGCTGCCCTCGTTTCAGCGGCTGCTGATTGATCACGCCCGTATTTCGATGACCTTTTACCGGCCGCAAAGCCCCGAGATGGCTGAAAACGTCTCGGAAGCCAGCGCCCAGCATGACGCCATCATCACCGCGATTGAGACGGGCGACGAGGCGGCGGCGGCGCAGCTGGCGATTGATCACTGGAACCTGTCACGCGACCGGATTGAACTGTTTGTCATGCCCGCCGGGCTGGACGTGCCGCTGGGCACGGTCGCACGCAAAACCCCTGCATAG
- a CDS encoding GlxA family transcriptional regulator yields the protein MSNTQHFAFLLVEEFSHLAFSCAVEPLRIANLVSGQDLYDWSFGSENGETATCSNGSVTLVHYGFDAIPKCRQLFALSGIHMRNHVTKPLLAALRRERARGTRIGALCSGAWVLAEAGFLNGMQAAIHWEYHDSFMEGFPEVNLVRSVFVADEKHMTASGGTATADLMLHLIERDHGYDLAVAVADQMVYNAVRNATAEQKVSLQSRNGMRNRHLARAIQMMHDHISDPISPALIAEDIGISTRQLERLFGKYLNTSPKKYSMEMRLERARNLLIQTESSVTEVALSCGFDSPGHFSRVYKAAFNVTPMLQRGRID from the coding sequence ATGTCCAACACCCAGCATTTTGCCTTTCTTCTGGTCGAGGAATTCTCGCATCTCGCCTTTTCCTGCGCGGTGGAGCCCTTGCGTATTGCCAATCTGGTCAGCGGGCAGGACTTGTATGACTGGTCGTTCGGATCAGAGAACGGCGAGACCGCGACCTGTTCCAATGGCTCGGTGACGCTGGTGCATTACGGCTTTGATGCGATCCCGAAATGCCGCCAGCTGTTTGCCCTGTCCGGCATCCATATGCGCAACCATGTGACCAAGCCGCTGCTGGCAGCGTTGCGGCGCGAACGGGCGCGCGGTACGCGGATCGGCGCCCTGTGTTCCGGCGCCTGGGTGCTGGCTGAAGCCGGGTTTCTCAACGGCATGCAGGCGGCAATCCACTGGGAATACCACGACAGTTTCATGGAGGGCTTTCCGGAGGTGAACCTGGTGCGCAGCGTCTTTGTGGCCGATGAAAAGCACATGACCGCCTCGGGCGGCACCGCCACAGCGGATCTGATGCTGCACCTGATCGAACGCGATCACGGCTATGACCTGGCGGTCGCGGTGGCGGATCAGATGGTTTACAACGCGGTGCGCAATGCAACTGCCGAGCAGAAGGTTTCGCTGCAATCGCGCAACGGCATGCGCAACCGGCATCTGGCGCGGGCGATCCAGATGATGCACGACCATATCAGCGATCCCATCTCGCCTGCGCTGATTGCCGAGGATATCGGCATCTCCACCCGCCAGCTGGAACGGCTGTTCGGCAAATACCTGAACACCTCGCCCAAGAAATATTCAATGGAGATGCGGTTGGAGCGCGCCCGCAATCTGTTGATCCAGACCGAATCTTCGGTGACCGAGGTGGCGTTGTCCTGCGGGTTTGACAGCCCCGGCCATTTCTCAAGGGTGTACAAGGCTGCCTTTAACGTGACGCCAATGCTGCAACGGGGCCGGATCGACTAG
- a CDS encoding dihydrodipicolinate synthase family protein, with protein sequence MTPIFRFEGIYTPVVTPYHEDGSVNWDAQAEVIEYLVENGVHGLISGGSTGENYAQTVEERLELAKFTHEQLKGRLPLVVGTGAMLTGDSVALAAGARDIGADSILLASPPYSVPTDRENALNALAIDKAADLPVMLYNYPHRTGTMMGEEFLDRVGRSRNFCGIKESSGDINRVHLLARDYPHIQLGCGMDDQALEFFAWGAPFWVCGGSNFLPAEHVALYNACVVEGNYTKGRRIMSAMMPLMHVLEQGGKFIQTIKHGVTLNGIAAGAMRAPLKGLNKDDKRALEQVVRVLKQKIADIQAEG encoded by the coding sequence ATGACCCCAATATTCCGCTTTGAAGGGATCTACACCCCTGTGGTGACGCCCTATCACGAGGACGGCAGCGTCAATTGGGACGCGCAGGCCGAGGTGATCGAATACCTGGTTGAAAACGGCGTGCATGGCCTGATCTCCGGCGGCTCGACCGGTGAAAACTATGCCCAGACCGTCGAGGAACGGCTGGAGCTGGCAAAGTTCACCCATGAGCAGCTCAAGGGCCGGCTGCCGCTGGTTGTCGGCACCGGCGCGATGCTGACCGGCGACTCCGTGGCGCTGGCCGCGGGTGCCCGCGACATCGGCGCCGACAGTATCCTCTTGGCCTCGCCCCCCTATTCGGTACCGACCGACCGCGAAAACGCGCTGAATGCGCTGGCCATCGACAAGGCTGCTGATCTGCCGGTGATGCTGTACAATTACCCGCACCGCACCGGCACCATGATGGGCGAGGAGTTCCTGGACCGGGTCGGGCGCAGCCGCAATTTCTGCGGCATCAAGGAAAGCTCGGGCGATATCAACCGGGTGCACCTGCTGGCCCGCGACTATCCGCATATCCAGCTGGGCTGCGGCATGGATGATCAGGCGCTGGAATTCTTTGCCTGGGGCGCGCCGTTCTGGGTCTGCGGCGGATCGAACTTCCTGCCGGCCGAACATGTGGCGCTGTATAACGCCTGCGTGGTGGAGGGCAATTACACCAAGGGCCGCCGCATCATGTCGGCGATGATGCCCTTGATGCATGTGCTGGAGCAGGGCGGCAAGTTCATCCAGACCATCAAACACGGCGTCACCCTGAACGGCATCGCAGCCGGTGCCATGCGTGCTCCGCTGAAAGGGCTGAACAAGGACGACAAACGCGCATTGGAACAGGTTGTGCGGGTGCTGAAACAGAAAATTGCCGACATTCAGGCGGAGGGCTGA